The DNA segment TCGTCATCCTCGATCTCATGCTCCCGGGGAAGGACGGCTTTCGCATACTGCGGACGATCCGGGAAGAGGCGCTGCTGATGCCCGTTCTGATCTTGAGCGCGCGGGGCGCCGAAGAGGACAAGGTGCGGGGGCTCCGTCTGGGAGCCGACGACTACGTCACGAAGCCTTTCGGACTCCTCGAGCTCCTCGCGAGGGTCGAGGCCCTGCTGCGTAGGACGCGGTTCGGAGACGATGATCGCTCCGGCTCCGCCGCGCTCCGGTTCGGCGCCGTTTCCATCGACCCCCGGTCGCGTACGGTGCGGCGCTCGGGAGAGACCGTCGAGCTCGCGCCGAAGGAGTACGACCTCCTCATGACGCTCATGCGCGCGCGGGGCGCCGTCGTCTCGCGGAACGACCTGCTGCGACGAGTCTGGGGATACTCCGAATCCGTCGTCAGCCGGACGGTGGATACCCACATCGCCGAGCTCCGCCGCAAGCTCGAGGACGACCCCGCCTCGCCCCGGCACATCCTCACCGTGCGAAAGGCCGGCTACCGGCTCGCGATTTGAGAGTTCTGTTACCACTCGGAGGAGATACAGAAGCGGCTTCGGTCCCCGGCTAGGGATTCACCGTGAGACGGTTCGTCACCTGGTATCGCGGATTCATCGTGGCCTACGACGCGAATCTCTGAAGGATGCGATTCTCCCGCGGGGGCGGCGAACAAGAATCGGGCTCCGTCCGGATCGACCATTGCGCACTGCATGAGACTCTCCACGAGGCGTCCCCGCTCAGCAACTCGTTCTTCCGGACGATCACGTTACGAGTACTCCCCTGCCCACAGAGCCTCGAGGAAA comes from the Vicinamibacteria bacterium genome and includes:
- a CDS encoding response regulator transcription factor — protein: MTRVLVIEDNEDLAFGLRNNLEIEGYDVEIAPDGDSGLESARRLEPDLVILDLMLPGKDGFRILRTIREEALLMPVLILSARGAEEDKVRGLRLGADDYVTKPFGLLELLARVEALLRRTRFGDDDRSGSAALRFGAVSIDPRSRTVRRSGETVELAPKEYDLLMTLMRARGAVVSRNDLLRRVWGYSESVVSRTVDTHIAELRRKLEDDPASPRHILTVRKAGYRLAI